The Rahnella aceris genome contains the following window.
CCTGCGGTTCGTGACTGGTTTTAAGGCGCTGCAACGCAGCAATCATTTTTTCACGGCCCACCAGTTTTGCAGAACCCGCATCCGCATGGAATTCACGGTGACGCGAGAACCACATCGTGATGATGCTGGCCAGAATACCGAAGACCAGTTCAAGCACGGTCGCCACGGCAAAATAAATCAGCGGATTGCCGTTACTGCTCTCTTCGCCATCACGGTTGCCGGAAAGGAAGCCCGAGGCCACCTGCGCAATAATACGTGAAATGAAGATCACGAAGGTATTCACGATCCCCTGAATCAGCGTCATGGTTACCATATCGCCGTTCGCAATGTGGCTGATTTCATGGGCGATAACCGCCTCGGCTTCGTCCTGACTCATGCTTTGCAGCAATCCGGTGCTCACCGCCACCAGAGAGGCATCGCGACGTGCACCCGTGGCGAAGGCGTTAATATCGGGTGCGTGATAAATCGCGACCTGTGGCATCGCAATGCCCGCCTGCTGAGACTGGCGACGCACGGTGTCCATCAACCAGCGCTCAGTTTCGTTACGCGGCTGCTCAATGACTTCCCCCCCCACTGAGCGTAACGCCATCCATTTCGACATCAGTAATGAGACAATTGCGCCACCGAAGCCAAACAGCCCGGCCATGATCATCAGCCCCGGCACGCTGCTGTGCTGAATGCCGGTCAGGCTAAGTACCAGCCCGAATACCAGCATAACGGCCAGGTTAGTCAGCAGGAACAACGCTATACGCATCATAAAATTTCACTTCCTCATTGTTACTTCATTGTTATTAGCGAGTCATACCACCGGCACATAGCATGCCGGGCTGTACTGATCCTATGGGCTTCTTATCAGGATTCAAGACTCCATGCGTTCTGAAGGCCTGAATTCACAATACTTTACATTTTGAAGCGTTTGCTTTTACAGACAGGGCTGAAATACCGATGTTATTGAGAAATACACGACATAAAAAAAGCGCACCGGAGTGCGCTTTTAGTCAGTCTGTCACAAGAATTATTTTGCCGGGGCCTGATCAACCTGAGACTTTTCCAGCTTGCCGAGATCGACAGCAATATGGTCGGCTTCATCAAGGTAAGGATCCGGAGCAACATAATCTTTCGGCAGATCGTCGAGAGATTTCAGCGGCTTCTTGCCTTCACGCTTGAAGCGTTCATTCAGGCGATTAAGACGCAGTGCATCATCCTCTTTATCTTCTTTATCACGCTGGGCGTAATTCAGAGAGGCAATGTTACGTTTGTCTTTCAGCGCCTTGTAACGCGCGATATCTTGCTGGATGTACTGGAACTCAGGATTTTGCGCAATACGGGCTTCATGCATTTTCAGCAATTCAGGCAGGAACGGTTTCATGTCGCCTAATTTGGTGTAGGTTGCCGCATTAATACTATCCCACGGAAGTGCGTTATCTTCGAACTTCTCGCCGGTTTCAATCGATTCAATACCGGTTGGCATCAGGATATCCGGGGTAACCCCTTTACGCTGAGTACTGCCGCCATTGATGCGATAGAACTTCTGGATAGTGTATTGCACAGAACCGAGCGCAGGCCATTCAGGGCGCAGCATCTGGTCGTAAATGCGGTTCAGTGAACGATACTGCTGAACCGTACCTTTACCGAAGGTCGGCTCACCGACAATCAGCGCACGGCCATAATCCTGCATAGCGGCGGCGAAGATTTCTGATGCCGAAGCACTGAAGCGGTCAACCAGAACCACCAGCGGGCCTTTGTAGTAAACGACGCCATCAGTATCACTGTCCTGACGGATGCGACCATTATTATCGCGTACCTGAACCACCGGACCACTTGGGATAAACAGACCGGACAGCGAAACAGCTTCCGTCAGCGCCCCCCCTCCGTTGGTGCGCAGATCGATAACCAGGCTGTTAACGTTCTGCTTAGCCATTTTCTGCAACTGCACTTTGACGTCATCTGTCAGGCCAACATAGAAGCCAGGAATGTCCATCACAGCGACTTTTTGAGCGCCAACATTTTTGATGGTCATTTTGACGGCGCGATCTTCGAGACGAATCTTCTCGCGGGTCAGCGTAATCACATGGTTCTTGGCATTTTTACCCGCTGGCAAGATCTGCAAACGGACTTTGCTGCCTTTTGGCCCTTTGATTAACGCAACCACATCGTCGAGACGCCATCCGATCACATCAACAATCGGAGTCTGTTTTCCTGCCTGAACCTGACCGACACCCACAATACGGTCACCCACTGCAATGGCTTTACTTTTGGCCGCCGGGCCGCCAGCAACCATCGAATTGATGACTGTATAATCGTCGTCACCTTGCAAGACCGCACCAATACCTTCCAGAGACAGGCTCATTTCAGTATTAAATTGTTCAGTGCTGCGAGGCGATAAATAGTTGGTGTGCGGATCAATTTCGTGCGCGAAGGCATTCATGACCAGTTGGAAGACATCTTCGCTGTTGCTTTGCGTCAGACGCTTCATCGCAAAATGATAACGCTTAGACAATACATCGCGAATTTCCTGATCGTTCTTGCCGGTCAGTTTGAGGTTCAGCTCGTCATATTTGACTTTCGCATCCCACAATTTGTCCAGCTCAGCGCGGTCTTTCGGCCACGGTGATTTACTGCGATCAAGTTCAATGGTGTCGTTGCCCGTAAAATCCATCGGGCGCTCAAGCACTTTTAACGCATAGTCATAACGTTCAAAGCGGCGTTTCTGAGCCAGATTGAATAAGGCATAGGGGGTAGTTAACTGACCGGATTTCAGTTCCTCACCCAAGGTGGCACGTTTATCAGTAAATTGTGCGACATCGGAAGCCATTAATACGTTATGGCCATAATCGAGCATGTTGAGGTAACGGTCGAAGATTTTCGCTGAGAAATCTGCATTAAGGTCGAACTGACGATAATGTGAACGGGTAAAACGAGCAGTCACACGCTCGCTCACCGTTGCATCCTGCGGATCCTGCGTTAAATTAGGAAGTTGAGCGAGAGTCACCGGTGTACTCTCGTTCGCAGCAAAGCTGGTGTTCACCAGCCCGGCTCCTGCCATTAACAGACCCGCAATAACGCTTAATCTGACAAATTTGTTCATGCCTGAGTTGGCCTCCGTATCAGAACTGCAAATGTTCTGCGCGTACAATCATCGCCAGACCCGAAGAGAGTTGAACGCGAACACCGTCTTTGGCAATTTCCAATACGGTTGCATCCATCGCACTCTGACCTGCTCTGACTTTGATTTCCTGGCCAATTTGCAGTTTTGAAATGTCTGTTACTGGCACATGACGCGGTTCACGTTTTTCCTCACGCGGTGGGCGAGGTGTACGTGGTTTGCGATTTTCCTGGCCAGCCACAGCTGCGGGCGCATTTTCACGACGCGGCGCAGGTTTTTTAGCGGCCGGACGTGGACGACGTGGCTCAGCGGTTTCACCGGCTTCACGACGTTTAGCCTGTTGTTCCGCACGTTGTGCCTGAACACGGGCTTTCGCTTCTTCCAACTGTTTACGGGCATGTTCTACGTGCTGTTCTTCAAGAACGCCACATGAATTACCATCAAGATCAACACGTTCTGCACCGACTTTAACGCCGTACAGATAACGCCAGCTTGAGGTATACAGGCGCAGAGCAGAGCGTAACTGAGTTTTGCTCAGATTCTCTTCACCTTGCACGCGCGCGACCAAATCCGCAAAGATACCGATCTTTAATGGGCGTGCTTCGCCTTCGGCGGTAAAACAGAGCGGGAACCGCTCAGCCAAAAAGGCGATGACTTCTTTACTACTGTTCAACTTAGGTTGATTTTCCATGAAATTTCCTGATTACAACGGGTTTGCCAACCGGCGCAGGCATGAACAGGCGTCATTATAATGACGCCATTATTAAATGCCACGTTATCCGACGATCAACTTACGATCAGATTGACATATTTTTCAGCATCGCAGCTTTCGAGATGCTGGCAAAGCCCGCTGACTAACTCTGTCAGCCCCAGTTCATCCGCTTCATCGAAGCGTTGATAAACGGTGCTATCAATGTCTAATACGCCGATCACTGTGCCATTAACGGCCACTGGCAGAACAATTTCGGCATTACTTGCTGCATCACAGGCGATATGCCCGGGGAAGGCATGAACATCGCCCACACGCTGTACAGCATTTTCCGCTACTGCGGTACCGCAGACGCCTTTTCCTACCGGAATACGCACGCAGGCAATTTTACCCTGGAATGGCCCCAGCACGAGTGTTGTGCCGTCCAGCAGATAAAAACCTACCCAGTTGACGCCATCAAGACGTTCAAAAAGTAAGGCACTTGCGTTCGACAGAGTAGCAATAAAATTGTTTTCTCCGGCGATCAACGCGTTCAAATCACGTTTTAATTCCGTGTAGAATGCTTCTTTATTCATGTAGTAACCAATAATGACCTAAGGGCACTGAGCCGTTCTGTTGTGCTTAACCCCTATAAAATAAGCATTAAATGCCCATGTGAACAAGGTTAATCCTGTGTGACATCAAAAAGACTCGCCTACAATAACTGTTTGCCGACCGCATAATACGTTATTTTGTCAAAAAAACCTGGCTGATCTTGGCCTGATGGCCTCGTCTGCCCCCCAACGGGGATGCGTAATTGTAACAACAGGTATTCTTTACTATTCCAGGTACTATGAAAATAAACACAATATCAGTCCAGTTACCGCATGTTCGCTACCAGCGGTGCCATGAATGCGATTACCTTTTCTCGCTTCCGGCGCTGAAACGGACGCAAACTGCACATTGCCCGCGCTGTAATGCCAAAGTGGAAAAAGGCAAAGTTTGCTCCCTTCCCCGGCTGATCACTATGGCCATCAGCATTTTGCTGCTGATGCCTTTCGCTTATACCGAACCACTGATCAGCATCCGTCTGCTTGGCACGCGTATTGACGCCAGCCTGCTTGAAGGCATCTGGCAGATGTCGCGTCAGGGCGATCCGGTCACGGCAAGTATGGTCGCGTTTTGCACCATCGGTGCGCCGCTGACACTCGCTGTTTCAATTCTTTATCTGCATTTTGGCAGCAAGCTGGGGATGAATCTCAAACCTGTATTGCTGATGCTTGACCGCCTGAAAGACTGGGTGATGTTGGATATTTATCTGATTGGCATGGCGGTCGCCAGCATCAAGGTCAAAGAATATGCGGATATCAATGCCGGAGTTGCACTGGCCGCGTATCTGATGATGACTGTGATGGTCACAATGACGATGATTAATCTTAATATTGAGCAGCTGTGGGAGGAGTTTTATCCGCAGCGCAGGCCAAAGGGCGTACCGTCTTCACTGCGTTTGTGCATTGCCTGTAAATTTACCGGATTACCGGATGAACACGGGCGCTGTCCACGCTGTCATGTTCCCATGCAACGACGCTACAAACACAGTCTGCAAAAAACCTGGGCGGCGTTGATTGCGGCCATGATGTTTTTAATCCCGGCCAATTTGCTGCCGATTTCCATCATTTACGCCAACGGGCAGCAACTGAAGGACACTATTTTCTCCGGTGTCGTTTCGCTTGCCACTTCAGGGAATATCCCGATTGCCGCAATTGTGTTTATTGCCAGCGTACTGGTGCCTTTTACTAAAGTGATTGTGATGCTGACACTGTTACTCAGCATCCATTTTAAAGCGATTCAGGGACTGAAAACGCGCATCCGTTTACTGCGACTGGTCACCTGGATAGGACGCTGGTCGATGCTGGATTTGTTTGTTATTTCATTAATGATGTCGCTGGTAAACCGTGACCAGCTTTTGTCTTTTACTATGGGTCCGGCCGCCTTTTACTTTGGCTCTGCCGTAATTCTGACCATTCTTGCCGTTGAATGGCTTGATAGCCGCTTGATTTGGGATGCACATGCAACAGGAAACGCCGAATACACCGACTGAAGCACGGATAAAACACAGGCGCCGGATTTCGCCTTTCTGGCTTCTGCCGTTTATTGCTTTACTGATCGCCGGATGGCTGATTTACAGCAACTATCAGGAGCGTGGAAATACTGTCACGATCGATTTCCAGTCAGCAGCGGGTATCGTTGCGGGCCGTACTCCTGTGCGTTATCAGGGGGTTGAGGTTGGGACAGTAGAGTCCATCAGTCTGACCAAAGATCTGCGTACCATTCAGGTAAAAGTCAGTATCAAAAGCGATTTGTCTGACGCCCTGCGCGAAGGCACACAGTTCTGGCTGGTGACGCCAAAAGCCTCACTGGCCGGGGTTTCCGGCCTTGATGCGCTGGTGGGCGGTAACTATATCGGTATGATGCCCGGACCCGGCAAAGAGAAAGATCATTTCGTCGCGCTCGATACCCAGCCTAAATTCCGCCTGAATACCGGTGAGCTGATGATTCACCTGCATTCAAAAGATCTGGGCTCACTGAGCACCGGCTCCCTGGTGTATTACCGCAAAATCCCTATCGGGAAAGTTTACGATTACGACATTGAAAGTGGTAATGACGGCGTCACGATTGATTTGCTGATCGACAAGCGTTTTGCCGGTCTGGTGAAAGACAACACGCGCTTCTGGAACGTATCCGGTTTTAAAGGCGACTTCAGCCTGAGTGGCGCGAAAGTGCAAATGGAAAGTCTGGCCGCGCTGGTTAACGGAGCCATTTCAATGGATTCGCCAAATGATGGTAATCCGGCCAAAGCAGACCAGTCTTACGTGCTGTATCCGGATCTGGCGCAGAGCCAGCGTGGGGTTGAAATCAATCTCGATTTGCCGAACGGCAACGGCTTGTCAGAAGGACAGACACCGCTGATGTATCAAGGGTTGCAGGTCGGTACCCTGACCAAAGTCACTTTGCAACCCGACAATAAAGTTACGGGTAAACTCACTGTCGACCCTTCGGTAATCGACATGATGCGTACCGGGACGCGTATCGAAATGAACAGCCCGAAAATTAGTTTGAACAACGCTAACATCAGTCAGTTACTGACGGGTAATACGCTGGAACTGATCCCGGGCGATGGGGAAGCGCAAAAGCATTTCGTGGTGCTTGACAGTAACCAGCGCCTGCTTCAGAACCCCGGTACCGTCAAGATTCAGCTGATTGCGCCGCAAAGCTATGGAATTGATGCGGGGCAGCCGATCAAGCTTTACGGTATCAACGTCGGCTCGGTGATTGACCGCACGCTGACTGATGAAGGCATCCTGTTTAATGCCGCGATCAAGCCGGAATATAAAAATCTGCTGCACAAAGACAGCAAGTTTGTGGTCAACAGCCGCGTGGATGTGAAGCTGGGTATTGATGGCATGGAAGTGTTGGGTGCCAGCGCACAGGAATGGGTCGATGGGGGTATCCGCCTCATTCCTGGCAGTAAAGGTGAACCCGTTCAGAAATACCCGCTTTACAGCAACGCGGAAAAAGCCGCTGAAGGTATTCAGGGAGATCAGCCAGGTGCCACACTGACATTGACGGCGAAAACCCTGCCAGATATTCAGGCAGGATCAGTGGTGCTTTACCGTAAATTCCAGGTCGGGCAGATTGTGAATGTTCGCCCGAAAGCGAACGAGTTTGAAGTGGATGTGTATATTCAG
Protein-coding sequences here:
- the htpX gene encoding protease HtpX; this translates as MMRIALFLLTNLAVMLVFGLVLSLTGIQHSSVPGLMIMAGLFGFGGAIVSLLMSKWMALRSVGGEVIEQPRNETERWLMDTVRRQSQQAGIAMPQVAIYHAPDINAFATGARRDASLVAVSTGLLQSMSQDEAEAVIAHEISHIANGDMVTMTLIQGIVNTFVIFISRIIAQVASGFLSGNRDGEESSNGNPLIYFAVATVLELVFGILASIITMWFSRHREFHADAGSAKLVGREKMIAALQRLKTSHEPQEAGSMMAFCINGKSKSFSELFMSHPPLDKRIEALRSGAYIK
- the prc gene encoding carboxy terminal-processing peptidase encodes the protein MNKFVRLSVIAGLLMAGAGLVNTSFAANESTPVTLAQLPNLTQDPQDATVSERVTARFTRSHYRQFDLNADFSAKIFDRYLNMLDYGHNVLMASDVAQFTDKRATLGEELKSGQLTTPYALFNLAQKRRFERYDYALKVLERPMDFTGNDTIELDRSKSPWPKDRAELDKLWDAKVKYDELNLKLTGKNDQEIRDVLSKRYHFAMKRLTQSNSEDVFQLVMNAFAHEIDPHTNYLSPRSTEQFNTEMSLSLEGIGAVLQGDDDYTVINSMVAGGPAAKSKAIAVGDRIVGVGQVQAGKQTPIVDVIGWRLDDVVALIKGPKGSKVRLQILPAGKNAKNHVITLTREKIRLEDRAVKMTIKNVGAQKVAVMDIPGFYVGLTDDVKVQLQKMAKQNVNSLVIDLRTNGGGALTEAVSLSGLFIPSGPVVQVRDNNGRIRQDSDTDGVVYYKGPLVVLVDRFSASASEIFAAAMQDYGRALIVGEPTFGKGTVQQYRSLNRIYDQMLRPEWPALGSVQYTIQKFYRINGGSTQRKGVTPDILMPTGIESIETGEKFEDNALPWDSINAATYTKLGDMKPFLPELLKMHEARIAQNPEFQYIQQDIARYKALKDKRNIASLNYAQRDKEDKEDDALRLNRLNERFKREGKKPLKSLDDLPKDYVAPDPYLDEADHIAVDLGKLEKSQVDQAPAK
- the proQ gene encoding RNA chaperone ProQ, encoding MENQPKLNSSKEVIAFLAERFPLCFTAEGEARPLKIGIFADLVARVQGEENLSKTQLRSALRLYTSSWRYLYGVKVGAERVDLDGNSCGVLEEQHVEHARKQLEEAKARVQAQRAEQQAKRREAGETAEPRRPRPAAKKPAPRRENAPAAVAGQENRKPRTPRPPREEKREPRHVPVTDISKLQIGQEIKVRAGQSAMDATVLEIAKDGVRVQLSSGLAMIVRAEHLQF
- a CDS encoding GAF domain-containing protein; protein product: MNKEAFYTELKRDLNALIAGENNFIATLSNASALLFERLDGVNWVGFYLLDGTTLVLGPFQGKIACVRIPVGKGVCGTAVAENAVQRVGDVHAFPGHIACDAASNAEIVLPVAVNGTVIGVLDIDSTVYQRFDEADELGLTELVSGLCQHLESCDAEKYVNLIVS
- the yebS gene encoding membrane integrity lipid transport subunit YebS translates to MKINTISVQLPHVRYQRCHECDYLFSLPALKRTQTAHCPRCNAKVEKGKVCSLPRLITMAISILLLMPFAYTEPLISIRLLGTRIDASLLEGIWQMSRQGDPVTASMVAFCTIGAPLTLAVSILYLHFGSKLGMNLKPVLLMLDRLKDWVMLDIYLIGMAVASIKVKEYADINAGVALAAYLMMTVMVTMTMINLNIEQLWEEFYPQRRPKGVPSSLRLCIACKFTGLPDEHGRCPRCHVPMQRRYKHSLQKTWAALIAAMMFLIPANLLPISIIYANGQQLKDTIFSGVVSLATSGNIPIAAIVFIASVLVPFTKVIVMLTLLLSIHFKAIQGLKTRIRLLRLVTWIGRWSMLDLFVISLMMSLVNRDQLLSFTMGPAAFYFGSAVILTILAVEWLDSRLIWDAHATGNAEYTD
- a CDS encoding PqiB family protein, which encodes MQQETPNTPTEARIKHRRRISPFWLLPFIALLIAGWLIYSNYQERGNTVTIDFQSAAGIVAGRTPVRYQGVEVGTVESISLTKDLRTIQVKVSIKSDLSDALREGTQFWLVTPKASLAGVSGLDALVGGNYIGMMPGPGKEKDHFVALDTQPKFRLNTGELMIHLHSKDLGSLSTGSLVYYRKIPIGKVYDYDIESGNDGVTIDLLIDKRFAGLVKDNTRFWNVSGFKGDFSLSGAKVQMESLAALVNGAISMDSPNDGNPAKADQSYVLYPDLAQSQRGVEINLDLPNGNGLSEGQTPLMYQGLQVGTLTKVTLQPDNKVTGKLTVDPSVIDMMRTGTRIEMNSPKISLNNANISQLLTGNTLELIPGDGEAQKHFVVLDSNQRLLQNPGTVKIQLIAPQSYGIDAGQPIKLYGINVGSVIDRTLTDEGILFNAAIKPEYKNLLHKDSKFVVNSRVDVKLGIDGMEVLGASAQEWVDGGIRLIPGSKGEPVQKYPLYSNAEKAAEGIQGDQPGATLTLTAKTLPDIQAGSVVLYRKFQVGQIVNVRPKANEFEVDVYIQPQYRNLLSEKSIFWAEGGAKVQLNGSGLTVQASPLDRALKGAISFDNLEGVSTSKGVKRVLYDSETAARAVGSQITLNTYDASKLSAGMPIRYLGITIGQVESLKLDPQLNQVSAKAVLYPEFVNDFARRGSRFSIVSPEISAGGVSNLETLLQPYINVEAGKGVPARNFDLQESTITDSRYTDGLGIVVDAAEVGSLQIGTPVLFRGIEVGTVSGFYLGAMADRVNVTLRISKKYQYLVRENSVFWLASGYDLQFGLTGGVFKSGTFQQFIRGGIAFATPPTTPLAPKASNGNHFLLNPEAPKDWQKWGTAIPKN